A genome region from Effusibacillus pohliae DSM 22757 includes the following:
- a CDS encoding tyrosine-type recombinase/integrase, whose translation AQIKLPATKPNPLRADEIRRFFDAINPSTITGKRDFVIFQLALLTGLRASELSALTVHDINLAEAVLYVRDGKGQKDRVVPLASSLCTLLDEYLTSVRPKLVKDHKCDHLFVSQRHHPLWESAIRDLAMLYAKKAGLTYRQVSPHIFRYTFATLLARKSKADITVIKELLGHSNIQTTARYVGVVEEDKRRAVEGLEM comes from the coding sequence GCCCAAATCAAATTGCCCGCCACCAAACCCAATCCCCTGCGGGCGGATGAGATCAGGCGGTTTTTTGACGCCATCAACCCATCTACCATCACCGGAAAACGGGATTTTGTCATCTTTCAGCTGGCGCTTTTGACCGGTCTTCGTGCATCCGAACTTTCCGCTTTGACAGTCCATGACATCAATCTCGCAGAAGCGGTTCTCTACGTCCGTGACGGAAAGGGCCAAAAGGATCGGGTTGTTCCTTTGGCAAGCAGTCTTTGCACGCTTCTCGATGAATACCTCACCAGTGTCCGTCCAAAACTGGTGAAGGATCACAAATGCGACCATTTATTCGTGTCACAACGCCACCATCCTTTATGGGAAAGTGCCATCCGGGATTTAGCGATGCTATATGCCAAAAAAGCAGGCCTCACCTATCGGCAGGTGTCCCCGCACATTTTCCGGTATACATTTGCCACTCTCTTGGCACGAAAATCAAAAGCGGATATCACGGTCATCAAGGAGCTGCTCGGTCACTCCAACATTCAGACGACGGCACGATATGTGGGGGTTGTGGAGGAGGATAAGAGGAGGGCGGTGGAGGGGTTGGAGATGTAA
- a CDS encoding tyrosine-type recombinase/integrase encodes MRFLKKPLWESSIRDSIMVYAKKAGLTYRQFLPHIFRYTFATLLARKSKADITVIKELLNIQTTARYVGVVEDVKRRAVEALDM; translated from the coding sequence ATTCGTTTCCTTAAAAAACCACTTTGGGAAAGCTCCATACGTGATTCGATAATGGTATACGCTAAAAAGGCGGGTCTAACATATCGCCAATTCTTACCTCACATTTTCCGTTACACTTTCGCTACCTTGCTGGCTCGCAAGTCTAAAGCGGATATAACCGTGATCAAAGAACTTCTCAATATACAGACGACAGCAAGATACGTCGGTGTCGTCGAGGATGTTAAGCGTAGAGCAGTTGAAGCTTTGGATATGTAA